Genomic DNA from Peribacillus sp. FSL H8-0477:
GGTAAATGGCTTCGTCATGTAATAGGGTCATGGCACTGAATCGATCCATTTCTCCTATAATCTTAACATTTGCGGTTTCGGATTGGTCAATAATCACAACGTTCTCCTGTGAAGCAGATCGTAAACTAATATTTCCTGCAGGAAAGGATTGGTTAGCCCAGTAAAAGGTATCACCGTTTTGATGGATGACTCTTTCTTCAACAAGGTATTCCAAGATATCTTTAACATCAAGTGGTCCAAATTCTTCATGTTCCTTTACCGGTAGTTCATACGCCGCACACTTTAAATGATCAACTAAAATAATTAAATTCTCCGGGTTAATTCTAGCTGATTCTGGAGAACGATCAAAAAAGTATTCTGGGTTTTGGACAATATATTGGTCAATAGGCGTTGACCCTGCCACCATAAGAATAAGTGCTTCCCCGTGCCTGCGGCCTGCACGGCCAGCTTGCTGCCATGTACTCGCTACACTTCCCGGATACCCAGTCATTACGCATACCTGAAGCTGTCCAATATCTACCCCTAATTCAAGTGCATTTGTACTGACGACACCTATAATCTCACCTTGCCTTAATCCGCGTTCAATCTCTCTCCGCTGCTTCGGAAGATACCCGCCGCGGTACCCTCTAATTGCTTTTGAACTGATTTGATTCTTAACCAGTTCTTGCAGGTGACTTAAGATAATTTCGACCCTAACCCTGCTCCTGGCAAAAACAATCGTCTGAATTTTATTTTTCAAAAATTCTTTAGCTAAATGATTCACTTCAACCGTTGCACTTTTCCTGATGTTTAATGGTTGATTCACAATAGGCGGATTATAAAAAACAAAGTGTTTTCTTCCACTAGGTGCTCCGTTATCATCAATCAAGCGCATAGGTGCCCCGGTTAACTGCTCCGCTAACTCTTTTGGATTTGCTATCGTTGCCGACGTACATATGAATTGAGGATTACTTCCGTAAAATTCACAAATTCGCCGCAGCCGGCGGATCACATTAGCTACGTGACTTCCAAAGACTCCACGATACGTATGGAGTTCATCTATTACGACATATTTAAGGTTTTCAAATAAACTAACCCATTTGGTGTGATGCGGGAGTATAGCAGAATGCAGCATATCTGGGTTGGTTATCACAATATGCCCCGCTTTTCTCACTACCTGACGGATAGAAGGCGAGGTATCACCGTCATACGTATAACTTTTTATATCCATTCCCATTTCTTCAATAATTTCATTTAACTCGCTTTTCTGATCTTGAGCGAGTGCTTTCGTTGGAAAGATATAGAGCGCTCGATTACTGTCATCTTCAGCTACTGATTGTAATACCGGTAGATTGTAACAAAGGGTTTTACCGGAAGCTGTAGGCGTCACAGCAACAATGTTCTCACCCTTTTGTAATGTTTCATAGGCTGTATATTGATGGCTGTACAGTTCACCAATCCCGCGTTTTTGAAGAGCCGCTTTAATTCGTTCATCTACACTAGAAGGCATAGGTTTGGTTTTAGGCTCTTTCGGTTCAATTTCGTGCCAATTAATGATATTCTCATTCTTCCGTAACTCTTGAATTAACTCCGCAAGTGATTTCTTACCTATCAAACCTCTTCACCTCTTTACATTTCGCTGATTGATATAATAAATCTATCTGACCCCACATTCAATTAGACGGCAGTCAGTTTAAGATGATTCTTTACCGTTTCAATGTTTCCCTCATTCTTCTATTCTATCGAATATGCGTTCTGTTAAAAAGGAAAATCTCTTTTCCTTTTTAGGGAAATTCCATTTTAACATACAAAAAAACAGGGCATCCTCGCTGTCCTGTTCAGACTGTAGACAAACTCGGGTGAAAATTGTCTACAGTCTTCTTTTTTAGTTTTTTAAATGGGGCCGTTGATTGCAGTGAAAAGCGCTTCGCTTTCCGGTGGGAGTCTTCGCCCTCCTCTCCAATTAACTAAAGTTAATCCCTAAAACAAATTCAGGAGGACAAAAGTAATCTAAAAAGCGGAAAAGTAAAGTCATGAGCTGCCACGATAAGCAGAAAACATTCATGAAAAGTGTTCAAAATACCAAAAGAGGTGCGGAATGAAACATTCCGCACCTCTTTTGTCTACTAACTGAACAGGACGTCTTCGTGTCCCTTTTTATTCAGTAAAAGCCAAAATGGCTTCTGCCAGTTTTTCTGTTTCTTCAAACATCCCCATATGACCACTTTCCTTCAGTACAACTTCTTTGATTGTTGGTCCATGAACAGAAAATGTTTTTTCGCTTGAGATGACTTTATCTTTCTCGCCAGCAACAAGTAAGACAGGGACCTTTGCCTGTTTTAACACGTCACTTCGATCTTTTCGACTGCGCATCGCGCCAAGTGCCCCGACTGCTCCTGAAGCACTGGTGTTAAGACCAATTTGAATGGCTCTTTCGATATCTGTGTTTTCTTTATCCGCAAAGAGTTTGGGCACTAAACCTTCTACGAAACTCTTTACACCATTTTCTTTTATACTTTGGACAGCCTGTAATCTTCCCTCTTTGCCTTTTTCATCATCCGGTAAGGCGGTAGAGTGTATAAGGGAAAATCCAGCTAATTTATCTGGGTAGGTATCCGCAAAGGTAAGCGTAATATATCCACCGAGTGAATGTCCGAATAAATAAAAATCAGTGAGACCGAGTTCTTCTGTTAATTGATGAACATCTTCGGCTAGATCTTCAATTTCATACTCTTTCCCATTTGGTTCTGTATCTCCATGACCGCGAAGATCAAGCGCAATGACCCTTCTTTTTGATTCAAGTAATGGGATTAAATCCTGCCAATAATCTTTACTGCCGCAAAACCCATGTAAAAATACTAAAGGTGTCCCTTGTCCACTGTCTATGTACGAAAGTTTACTTGTCATCCTTATCCCTCTTTCTATTCCCTTTATTTATCCTAATAATTCCCTATCTAATTTTTTTCAAACCAACGTATTCAAAGAGCACATATCATTGAAAGCGGTCATAGCCTATTTAGAAGACTTTGAAAGGAGCGACATAGTGATGCCGTCGTCTAATAATGAAAAAAAGGAACCCTATCGACATGAAGTCCTCAATGAATTTGTTTCAAAAATGGATCGACTATTTGCAGATAAACCTATAAAGGGAATGCTGCAATCTATGGATGACTTCTTCACTTCATCCAATTCCAGCCGCAGCTTTCCTGTTGAAATTGTTGAGACGGAGCATGAATACCAAATATCAGCCTCACTTCCAGGTGTAAAAAGACAGCATATCGGTATTGAAGTTCTTCCACAGGCGATTATGATAAAAGTGAAAGTCCCAGATAAAGCAAATAACCCTCTACGAAACAATGGTTTGCGAAGAACGATTGATAGGCTTTCCCGCACTATATCCTTATACAAGCCATTTGATGATAAAAAAATAAATGCTCAGCATCGTGATGGCATTCTTCAGTTAACTGTTCCAAAATTGAAAGGTAAAACCATTTCAATTAATGAATAACTCTAAAAAAAACTGGCGTCAAATCCGTCTGCTGCTTGTATTAAGCATGCCAAAACCGGATATGGCGTCAGTTTTTTTATTTCACAAATGTAAAGATGCTTCCCATTCCTTTCACCATGGAAGAAACCTGGTTGACCGTATTCATCATCTGACCAGCTGTGCTCATCATTTTATTAACATCCAATGAACCATCCTGTGTTTTAAATTGATTCATCACAGATGAAATGCCAGAAGGCTGACTCTTTTGCATAAACTGCTGCTGTGGGTAAGGATTGGCTGTATTCCCTTGTGGCTGCTGCTGAGGATTTATCGGCTGCAGCGGATTAGCAAAGGGATTAAATGATTTTTTCACAGGAGGTCTGTTCGTCGGCTGCATCGGCATACCTGGAGCTGGAAAACCCCCACCAGCTTGAGGTGGAAATGGCTGATAGGGAAGATAGGGAGGGTAATTTCCAGTATAATTATACCCGGCTTGTTGAGCAGGTTCTGCTGGCATATACGGCTCATTCATCTGAACATACTGGGGCGGCGGCATGTAACCATTCCAGTAAGGCGGTTGTTCCATATAGTAACCCGTATTTCTAGTATTAACGTTACAGTAGGATGTCCTATTATTCATATGTGCTCTCTCCTCACATGGCATTAGCTGATATACTATATGACTATGTCTTCGATTGTGTGAGAGCCTTTCTATTACCTACAGGTTCGTAAGCTTACGATCAATTTCATCACGAACATTATGCAGAATGTAACGAACTGATTGTACATGACTTTTAAAACGTTTATAGCTTGTCTTTGGAAAGAATGCCTGAACCGCTACGTCAGACAGATTATTTGCTGTTTGTTCGATTTGAAGAGGAAATAGATGTGTAAAGGATTCCATCCCCATCCATTCCTTCATACTATCTTTCCACTCACTGCAGGTAGTGTGAACTTCATCAGCGAACGGTTTGACTTCACTATAAAAATCCTTTTCCTTCCCTGCTGCCCGAACTTCTTCATATATAACATCCGCTTGCTCATTAAATTGAATGAGTTTTTGCGTCAGCTCTTTTGCGTAGTTTTTATTTATCATAATTCCTCCGAATACTCTTTTTCCTTTAGTATAAAACACTTTCAGGAAATTTCATATGAAGGCATACTTCTCTTTAGATCTTCTCGATTCATTAAAGGATTCATCGACACTTTTTCAGCAAAGTCCACTCCAGCATTCCATTTACCTTCCGCCTTCACGAAATCGGCTTCAACAGTTTGAACCAGATGTTCCTGCGTACTCCATAAACTTGTGCTTTGTTTGTGTACAGATGCAGCTACGCCTTTTTCAAGTTGATCAAGGCCGGCATTTATTTCATTAAGAAGATCTAAGATCTCCTTACTGGCAATCTTGCAGCTTCCCATTGCTTTCCCCTCCCTTTTCGTTATATATAGAATTCTGTCTTTTTTTCCATTGCCCTTTCTCGTTGACAAAACTAGAAGGATATCGTCAAAGAAAGTGAAAATGCTTCATTTTTCTATCTTTCGACAAGTTAAGAATGATTAAGAGCAGAATTGCAGAAACTACTAGCAGGAGGTGACACCTTTTGAAAAATAATAACAGTAAAGACCAAAACCTTAAAAAGCAAAAAAACCAAGAAAATAAAAAATCAGGAACCGGTAATCCAAAAACTTCTGGTCCCGATCGTCCATCCACATAAGGCGTTTTAGAAAGTCTAGACTGAGCCCTATGCTTCAGGGAAGTGCAGCTTTAATCGCTGCAAATACCTGAAGCTGTTTTTGTTTCTTCTGGTACCATTTTGTCAGGTTAATGGTTTCGTGAAATTCTGGTGGATCATACCATTTACTCTTTACTAATACAGATCGATTCCATTGGATCGACTCATCCATATAGTGGGTAACGACAGGATAAATGCTTCGTAAATACGGAGTTTCACTAAATAGAATAGGTGAAAACCGCTGATAATCATGTCTTGACCCTGTATGTTCTGTCTTTCTTGAAAAAGCAAGGAACTCCGAATGAAGTAAGTCCGAAAATAAAATAGCGTATAGTTTTTTCCCTAACTCGATCCTGTTATCCAGCGTTCTAAAATTCGCAACGGAAGACCCATACCATTCCCCGTACCTATTTGGGAATAACACCGTGCTAAAATGGAGCATGTCTTGAAAGAAGAAATGAAACGAATGAAAGACAGTGTTATAGGGCCCTTTTTTGATTACAGGAAGATCAATGATATGCTGTTCATTGACAATCATGGAATAAACCAACCTTTTCTCGTCATGAACCCGCCAGAAATAATCCCATTCTGCCTCTATAAAGGAAGATATATAAAAATACTTACATAAATGAAACAAAGGACGATTCCATTTCGTCGAATAATGAAAGAGAAGTAATTGCGGATAGGCATCTCGAAAAATTAACCAGTTTGCCTGTTCATAGGTCAAGAAAAGAAGCTTTCTATAGGATGGCGTCAACAAAATTCCATAGTTTTTACTTGCTAAATCACACATATTCCAACCAGCATTTCTCGATACCATACCAGCTAAATAGGACCAGTGAACCGTCGGGTGCATGGCAAAAAAGGCTTCATATGCTTTTGTTCTAGTAATATTGTCCTTATTTTGATTATCTGTTTGTTTCTGGATGCTCCTAAGGAGTAATTGTTCTTCTCTTGGCAGCTCCTTTGGAATCGTACTACTCGTCACTTTTGCTCCCTCATTTCTGAACCAACCATTTTGCATTATCTATTAGCGTTTTGTGAAAATAGACATTTTATTCACTATTACCATTCTTTTTTTGCTATCATAGATAGATGAAAAAAAAGGAGGGACAAAAATGGCTTTCCACTATCCCAACGGTCGTAAATTTACTCCGCGGAAATCAGACCAATCTGTCCGCCCGCAAATTAAAGCAGGCTTCAGTAACCGCGGAAAAACGCTCGAGGATGACTTGAATGAGACAAATTCTTTCTATCTCGCCCAAGGGATCGCTGTTGTTCACAAAAAACCTACGCCCATTCAAATAGTGGATGTTCATTATCCAAAACGAAGCGCTGCAGTCATTAAAGAAGCATACTTTAAACAAGCATCCACTACGGATTATAACGGCGTTTACAACGGACACCATCTTGATTTTGAAGCAAAAGAAACCCAAAATACAACATCATTCCCATTAAAGAATTTTCATGAACATCAAATCTTACATATGATGAACGTGACCAAACAAGGCGGCATCGCCTTTGTTATTATTCGCTTCGCTGTCACGGATGAAATATACCTAATGAATTATCCTGAAATTCACTTTTTTTGGAAAAGGATGCAAGATGGTGGAAGAAAGTCAATTACAAAGGAAGAAGTAGAAACTGAAGCAAAAAGGATACCGCTTGGCTTTCAACCGAGAATTGACTATATTAAAGTAATAGATTCTATTATTAGAAATAGAAGCTGATTTGTTTATTAAGAAAGGCAGGTAAGCTGTAATGGCTGAGAAATATAACAGTAGACAAGAGAGAAGAAAGCAAGCGGAGAAGCAAAAGAAAACAAAGAAAAAACCTAAACAAGGAATGTTCAAACGGATCATCATGATTCTGGGTATTCTTGTAGGGATTGGACTTGTAGCTGGAGGAGTGACATTTGCCTATTTTGTCAGCGGTACTCCTGAGCTCGATGAAAGTCTTTTAAAAGACCCAATTGCCTCAAAAATATATGATAAAAATAAAAAATTATTATCTGAAGAAGGAATAGAGAATAGGGAATATGTCAATTACGAAGACATACCTGAGCTTGTCCAAGATGCAGTTCTAGCAACGGAAGATGTTCGCTTTTATGATCATCATGGGATTGATTTTTACCGGCTGGGTGCAGCGGTCCTATCAAACGTTACGGACGGCTTCGGATCTCAAGGTGCTAGTACCTTGACCCAACAGGTCGTTAAACGCTCTTACTTAACTCCTGATAAGACAATTAAACGGAAAGTACAAGAAATGTGGCTTTCGGTTAAACTAGAACAAAAGTATACAAAAGAAGAGATCTTTGAAATGTATGTTAATAAGATTTTCTATGGCAATCGTGCCAATGGAATTTCTACCGCAGCAAAAACGTATTATGGAAAAGAACTGAAGGATTTAACACTTAATGAAGTAGCCATGCTTGTCGGGCTGCCGCAGAGCCCAAGTAATTATGAACCATACGGACATCCTGATAAAGCGAAGAAACGTCGTGACGTTGTCCTTCACTTAATGAATAAACATGGCTTTATTTCGAAAGAAGAGATGGAAAAGAACCAAGCTATTGAAATTGAAAAAGGCTTGAAAGACAAGGATACGAGTAAAACGGATACAACTCCTTACGATGCTTTTATCGATGAAGTAATCGAAGAAGTTCAAAGTATGGGCGATTATAACGTCTATACAGACGGTCTAGAAATCTATACGACTATCGACCGTGATGCACAGGAATATGTATATAAATTATTGAATACCAATGAAGTTGTTCAGTACCCAAATGAAAAGTTACAAGCGGGTATTACCTTGCTTGATACCGAAACTGGTGAGATTCGGGCAATTGGCGGCGGGCGTAACACCACGGTAAAACGCGGATTTAATTATGCAACTGAAGCGAAGCGCTCACCAGGTTCAACCATAAAACCGATCATTGATTATGGACCAGCCGTTGAATATTTAAATTGGTCAACTTATCAACCAATCATTGATGAACCATATCAATATACCAATGGTACCCCAATTAAAAATGCGGGGGGCACATATAAAGGGCAAGTAACTGCTCGTGAAGCACTCGCCCGCTCATTAAATATTCCAGCCTTGAAGACCTATCAGGCAGTTGAGGAATACGGCGAAGGAAAAGGAAGAGAATTCGCAGAAAAACTAGGCGTACCTATTGATAATGTTAACGAATCCGCCTCTATTGGATCCATGGATTCCGGAATCTCTTCCATGGAATTAGCTGGAGCATACAGTGCATTCGGGAATAACGGAATTTATAATAAACCGCATACCGTGACAAAAATTGTTCTAAGAGACAAAACAGCCATTAAGCAAAAAGTTGAATCAAAAGCTGTAATGAAAGAATCGACTGCGTTTATTATTTCAGATATGTTAAAAAGTGTAATCAATGAAGACTACGGAACAGGAATCCGAGCGAAAGTTCCGGGCCTACCAATGGCAGGAAAAACCGGTTCAACAAACTTCACTCCTGAAGAAAAAGCAGCCAATGGCATTCCAGCTGATGGGGTCCGCGATAGTTGGATGGGTGCATACACCACCAATTATACTGTCGGAGTCTGGGCCGGATATGATAATAAGCCGAAGGAAAAACTAGACTACGTGGGCAGCAGCTCGCAAAGAATTCCTAAAGAAATTATTAAAAACTTAATGCAATATGTTGCAAAAAATAAAGAAACAAAAGACTTTAAACAGCCAAATAGTGTAGTTAAAGTACAGGTTGTTAAGGGATCAAACCCTGCCGTACTAGCCAACAGCTATACACCAAGTGAACGAATTACAAACGAGTACTATGTAAAAGGACATGAACCAACTCAAGTAACCAAGGAATACACTAAATTAGCTGCTCCTCAAGGGTTAACTGGTGCTTATAATCAAGAACTAAATGAAATCAATCTTAACTGGAGTTATCCAACACAAGACGAAGGATCACCTGAATTTGAGGTGAAAGTTTCAATTGATGGCGGAGGTTCGAAGGTACTCTCCTTGTCTAGTGATACAGGCTTGACTATTCAAAGTCCAACAGCCGGAGCCAGCTACTCCTTCAGCGTAACTGCGATTCTAAATGGCCAGCGAAGCGATGCAGCCACAACTTCTGTATCGGTACCAGCAGAGATAGAGGAAGTACCAGTCGAGGAACCTGAAGAAGAAGAGGAAATACCTGAACCAGAAGATCCAAATCAAGGAACAGAACCCGATACCGGTGATAACGAAGAAAATCCCGGGGATCAAGATAATGGAAACGGTAATGGAAACGGAAACGGGAATGGAAATGGAAATGAAGGCCCTCCTGAAACAGACCCAGGTACTGGTGAAAATGAACCTGGTGAAACACCAGGTACTGTACCACCAGAAAAACCAGGAGACACACCTCCTGAAGAAGATAGTGGTAATTAACCACCCAAAAAGGCTGTCGAGTATTTTTCTCGACAGCCTTTTCTTATGCCAAAAACATTCCATAATCACCAAGCAGAGCTAACAAAAAAATGCCCCCTCGCTTAAGAGCAGTGGCATTTTTTTGTATCGTTTATTCCTTGTTTCTCTTTTTCACTGCTTTCTGTAATGCGGCAAGCTTGTAGTATTGCTTTTCAATTTCTGTCATCAGTTCTTTCAACTGAATATATGAAGAGTAATGGCCGGGTCTTAAGAGGATGAAGGAGGCTCTCTCCTTTATATTAAGCGGATGCTTAGCGAGCTTATCCATTTGTTCCTGCCAATTTTTTAAATGTACTGGATGGTTATTCATCCAGAATAAACAGGTTAGAAACAAACTGATTCCCGCTTTCATAAACGGCAGAGCTTCTGGAAGATTACGATCTGCAAAACATTGAGCAGATTTTCCGCTGATCTTCCTCCACTCTGTAAACATCCATATTATCGCTTCATGTGGGTCTTCCC
This window encodes:
- a CDS encoding alpha/beta fold hydrolase translates to MTSKLSYIDSGQGTPLVFLHGFCGSKDYWQDLIPLLESKRRVIALDLRGHGDTEPNGKEYEIEDLAEDVHQLTEELGLTDFYLFGHSLGGYITLTFADTYPDKLAGFSLIHSTALPDDEKGKEGRLQAVQSIKENGVKSFVEGLVPKLFADKENTDIERAIQIGLNTSASGAVGALGAMRSRKDRSDVLKQAKVPVLLVAGEKDKVISSEKTFSVHGPTIKEVVLKESGHMGMFEETEKLAEAILAFTE
- a CDS encoding YppG family protein, which gives rise to MNNRTSYCNVNTRNTGYYMEQPPYWNGYMPPPQYVQMNEPYMPAEPAQQAGYNYTGNYPPYLPYQPFPPQAGGGFPAPGMPMQPTNRPPVKKSFNPFANPLQPINPQQQPQGNTANPYPQQQFMQKSQPSGISSVMNQFKTQDGSLDVNKMMSTAGQMMNTVNQVSSMVKGMGSIFTFVK
- the recU gene encoding Holliday junction resolvase RecU; this translates as MAFHYPNGRKFTPRKSDQSVRPQIKAGFSNRGKTLEDDLNETNSFYLAQGIAVVHKKPTPIQIVDVHYPKRSAAVIKEAYFKQASTTDYNGVYNGHHLDFEAKETQNTTSFPLKNFHEHQILHMMNVTKQGGIAFVIIRFAVTDEIYLMNYPEIHFFWKRMQDGGRKSITKEEVETEAKRIPLGFQPRIDYIKVIDSIIRNRS
- a CDS encoding transglycosylase domain-containing protein, giving the protein MAEKYNSRQERRKQAEKQKKTKKKPKQGMFKRIIMILGILVGIGLVAGGVTFAYFVSGTPELDESLLKDPIASKIYDKNKKLLSEEGIENREYVNYEDIPELVQDAVLATEDVRFYDHHGIDFYRLGAAVLSNVTDGFGSQGASTLTQQVVKRSYLTPDKTIKRKVQEMWLSVKLEQKYTKEEIFEMYVNKIFYGNRANGISTAAKTYYGKELKDLTLNEVAMLVGLPQSPSNYEPYGHPDKAKKRRDVVLHLMNKHGFISKEEMEKNQAIEIEKGLKDKDTSKTDTTPYDAFIDEVIEEVQSMGDYNVYTDGLEIYTTIDRDAQEYVYKLLNTNEVVQYPNEKLQAGITLLDTETGEIRAIGGGRNTTVKRGFNYATEAKRSPGSTIKPIIDYGPAVEYLNWSTYQPIIDEPYQYTNGTPIKNAGGTYKGQVTAREALARSLNIPALKTYQAVEEYGEGKGREFAEKLGVPIDNVNESASIGSMDSGISSMELAGAYSAFGNNGIYNKPHTVTKIVLRDKTAIKQKVESKAVMKESTAFIISDMLKSVINEDYGTGIRAKVPGLPMAGKTGSTNFTPEEKAANGIPADGVRDSWMGAYTTNYTVGVWAGYDNKPKEKLDYVGSSSQRIPKEIIKNLMQYVAKNKETKDFKQPNSVVKVQVVKGSNPAVLANSYTPSERITNEYYVKGHEPTQVTKEYTKLAAPQGLTGAYNQELNEINLNWSYPTQDEGSPEFEVKVSIDGGGSKVLSLSSDTGLTIQSPTAGASYSFSVTAILNGQRSDAATTSVSVPAEIEEVPVEEPEEEEEIPEPEDPNQGTEPDTGDNEENPGDQDNGNGNGNGNGNGNGNEGPPETDPGTGENEPGETPGTVPPEKPGDTPPEEDSGN
- a CDS encoding YppE family protein, with amino-acid sequence MINKNYAKELTQKLIQFNEQADVIYEEVRAAGKEKDFYSEVKPFADEVHTTCSEWKDSMKEWMGMESFTHLFPLQIEQTANNLSDVAVQAFFPKTSYKRFKSHVQSVRYILHNVRDEIDRKLTNL
- a CDS encoding DEAD/DEAH box helicase, which codes for MGKKSLAELIQELRKNENIINWHEIEPKEPKTKPMPSSVDERIKAALQKRGIGELYSHQYTAYETLQKGENIVAVTPTASGKTLCYNLPVLQSVAEDDSNRALYIFPTKALAQDQKSELNEIIEEMGMDIKSYTYDGDTSPSIRQVVRKAGHIVITNPDMLHSAILPHHTKWVSLFENLKYVVIDELHTYRGVFGSHVANVIRRLRRICEFYGSNPQFICTSATIANPKELAEQLTGAPMRLIDDNGAPSGRKHFVFYNPPIVNQPLNIRKSATVEVNHLAKEFLKNKIQTIVFARSRVRVEIILSHLQELVKNQISSKAIRGYRGGYLPKQRREIERGLRQGEIIGVVSTNALELGVDIGQLQVCVMTGYPGSVASTWQQAGRAGRRHGEALILMVAGSTPIDQYIVQNPEYFFDRSPESARINPENLIILVDHLKCAAYELPVKEHEEFGPLDVKDILEYLVEERVIHQNGDTFYWANQSFPAGNISLRSASQENVVIIDQSETANVKIIGEMDRFSAMTLLHDEAIYLHEGVQYQVEKLDWDHKKAFVRQVDVEYYTDANLAVQLKVLEIDKTKKKEKSSIHYGDVSINILPSIFKKIKLSTFENIGSGPIYLPEEELHTSAAWLELQEIDETLGEKVLEQLLLGISNVLQHVVPVHVMCDRNDIHVVAQIKATHTQKPTIFLYDHYPGGIGLAEDVYNRFDQVKEAAKNLIKKCICKDGCPSCIGTEIEGISAKRRSIEVLDQF
- a CDS encoding DUF2515 family protein; this encodes MQNGWFRNEGAKVTSSTIPKELPREEQLLLRSIQKQTDNQNKDNITRTKAYEAFFAMHPTVHWSYLAGMVSRNAGWNMCDLASKNYGILLTPSYRKLLFLTYEQANWLIFRDAYPQLLLFHYSTKWNRPLFHLCKYFYISSFIEAEWDYFWRVHDEKRLVYSMIVNEQHIIDLPVIKKGPYNTVFHSFHFFFQDMLHFSTVLFPNRYGEWYGSSVANFRTLDNRIELGKKLYAILFSDLLHSEFLAFSRKTEHTGSRHDYQRFSPILFSETPYLRSIYPVVTHYMDESIQWNRSVLVKSKWYDPPEFHETINLTKWYQKKQKQLQVFAAIKAALP
- a CDS encoding YpoC family protein, translated to MTKRITLPEELAHPLFYSEDTVLVNQEERLQWKGDAEYIRFPYEVLYYQNIEGSRPWEDPHEAIIWMFTEWRKISGKSAQCFADRNLPEALPFMKAGISLFLTCLFWMNNHPVHLKNWQEQMDKLAKHPLNIKERASFILLRPGHYSSYIQLKELMTEIEKQYYKLAALQKAVKKRNKE
- a CDS encoding Hsp20/alpha crystallin family protein, with product MPSSNNEKKEPYRHEVLNEFVSKMDRLFADKPIKGMLQSMDDFFTSSNSSRSFPVEIVETEHEYQISASLPGVKRQHIGIEVLPQAIMIKVKVPDKANNPLRNNGLRRTIDRLSRTISLYKPFDDKKINAQHRDGILQLTVPKLKGKTISINE